One window of the Dendropsophus ebraccatus isolate aDenEbr1 chromosome 12, aDenEbr1.pat, whole genome shotgun sequence genome contains the following:
- the LOC138769222 gene encoding G-protein coupled receptor family C group 5 member C-like, whose amino-acid sequence MAYYLLILCLVSYLREGFAQNSSLPSNLPNTSVWPAGCGRDVKSIYFALCDLTAAWGIVLEAVTSLGILCTIVLGFIFLVLAPKVSQDARKGILAVNFLFLVGVLGLFSLVFAFLIAPTSTICIVRRFLFGVLFAQCFGCLVAHSVRLNYLVLQNKGPGGCLVFLLAIGLFLVEAVINVEWLLITNVRQTVQDIQPFEHPCKITNQDFVTALVYVMFLIVASLFIPCPVLFGHYIQWKRHGKHIVATSFFSLLIWVAWITMYLYGNERLGQPSWDDPVLAIALVSNAWVFVLFYIIPQLTEMTRSGYKYEDDTFNILKRHSDTPQSIVMENRAFSMDNLDEDEPVPSRREQDKPVSPYSNYTGLYPTLTLHPGEMETVSHIPVHIPRISMEPWRYHL is encoded by the exons ATGGCATATTACCTGCTCATATTGTGCCTGGTATCTTACTTGAGGGAAGGATTTGCTCAGAACTCAAGCCTGCCGTCAAACCTACCCAACACTTCAGTATGGCCAGCGGGCTGTGGTCGGGATGTCAAATCTATTTACTTTGCTCTTTGTGATCTTACAGCCGCCTGGGGTATTGTCCTTGAAGCAGTGACCTCTTTGGGGATTCTCTGTACAATAGTGTTAGGATTCATTTTTTTGGTACTTGCCCCTAAAGTCTCTCAGGACGCACGCAAGGGTATCTTAGCTGTTAACTTTCTGTTTCTAGTTGGGGTCCTAGGCTTATTTTCTTTAGTTTTTGCATTTCTCATTGCGCCCACTTCCACAATCTGCATAGTTCGGAGGTTTTTGTTTGGCGTCTTATTTGCCCAGTGCTTTGGATGCCTGGTAGCACATTCAGTCAGGCTCAACTACCTAGTTCTCCAGAACAAAGGTCCAGGCGGGTGCCTGGTGTTTCTTCTGGCAATTGGACTTTTCTTGGTAGAAGCAGTGATTAATGTGGAATGGCTACTCATTACCAACGTCCGTCAAACAGTCCAGGATATTCAGCCTTTCGAACATCCATGTAAAATAACCAACCAAGATTTTGTGACCGCTTTAGTCTATGTTATGTTCCTCATTGTGGCATCACTATTCATCCCTTGCCCAGTACTCTTTGGACATTACATTCAGTGGAAACGTCATGGAAAACACATTGTGGCAACCTCATTTTTCTCGCTCCTCATCTGGGTAGCATGGATTACAATGTATCTCTATGGTAATGAGAGGCTCGGGCAGCCGTCCTGGGATGACCCAGTATTGGCCATTGCTTTGGTCTCAAATGCCTGGGTTTTCGTCTTGTTCTATATTATCCCACAGTTAACTGAAATGACAAGATCTGGATACAAATATGAAGATGATACCTTTAATATACTGAAGAGACATTCTGACACCCCACAGTCCATAGTAATGGAAAACAGAGCATTCTCAATGGATAATCTAGATGAAGATGAGCCTGTCCCCTCCAGGCGAGAACAAG aCAAACCCGTTTCTCCATACAGCAATTACACAGGACTGTACCCCACTCTAACTCTACATCCAGGC GAAATGGAAACTGTAAGCCACATACCAGTACACATACCGCGGATTTCAATGGAACCTTGGCGCTACCATCTGTGA
- the TSEN34 gene encoding tRNA-splicing endonuclease subunit Sen34, producing MESRTLEKGGVHSAATAESSRIRIHLQEGKALVWREEDARKIREEHGVVGNLVGSLARKPRQNTRLGLPLQLLPEEAQLLVDIGAARLVRHRPADQESTVSPDGKDISMAGDDKETYTQFLHHSYEEQRKLALQEKRRTLESLSEQIAEGRSKRKRPRVEQEEEQMKSSSQGPIKELLNLEKTFNFPKEAMMVQIPTAQVHPRNEEEVDIQEVSSEWPYAGQRKHEDRYKIFRDLWQKGYYLTSGGKFGGDFLVYPGDPMRFHAHYIAICFPQDEGIALSDIITAGRLGTNVKKTVLLCSSNQEGQVRYTSLQWSGLQ from the exons atGGAGTCCCGCACTCTGGAAAAGGGCGGCGTGCATAGTGCGGCCACTGCAG AATCTTCTAGGATCCGAATCCATCTTCAGGAAGGAAAAGCCTTGGTATGGAGAGAAGAAGATGCCCGCAAGATCCGGGAGGAGCATGGAGTAGTAGGAAACCTGGTAGGGTCATTGGCGAGGAAACCCAGACAGAACACACGGCTCGGCCTCCCGCTACAACTTCTGCCTGAGGAAGCCCAGCTGCTGGTAGACATAGGGGCAGCACGACTGGTACGGCACCGCCCGGCAGACCAGGAATCCACAGTGTCACCG GATGGAAAAGATATCTCCATGGCTGGCGATGATAAAGAGACCTATACACAGTTTCTGCACCATAGCTATGAAGAACAGCGGAAGCTCGCCTTGCAGGAAAAGAGGCGCACATTGGAAAGCTTGTCAGAGCAGATTGCAGAAGGTAGAAGCAAGAGGAAAAGGCCGCGTGTGGAGCAAGAAG AAGAACAGATGAAGTCATCCTCTCAAGGTCCTATTAAAGAACTGCTTAACCTAGAAAAGACATTTAACTTTCCAAAGGAGGCAATGATGGTGCAGATTCCGACTGCCCAGGTACACCCTAGAAATGAAGAAGAGGTGGATATACAGGAAGTCTCATCAGAATGGCCATACGCGGGCCAGAGAAAGCATGAAGACCGCTACAAGATTTTCAGGGATCTTTGGCAGAAAGGCTACTACCTCACCAGTGGTGGCAAGTTTGGTGGAGATTTTCTTGTTTATCCAG GAGATCCAATGCGCTTCCATGCACATTATATTGCTATCTGCTTCCCGCAAGATGAGGGCATTGCACTGAGTGACATCATCACTGCAGGACGCTTGGGCACAAACGTAAAAAAGACAGTGCTGCTATGCTCTTCTAACCAAGAGGGACAAGTGAGGTATACCTCATTACAGTGGTCAGGGCTGCAGTGA